The Desmonostoc muscorum LEGE 12446 genome includes a region encoding these proteins:
- a CDS encoding two-partner secretion domain-containing protein encodes MKQHFYILWGVCGISLCLIATTGTVQAQPIQIDGTTPTTPGTCSGSCNIGGGIQRGSNLFHSFSEFNVDQGATVLFLDPGVTNILTRVTGNGRSNILGTLGVSGGNANLFLINPNGIIFGSDAKLDVRGSFVGTTANAIQFGNQGFFRASVSEVPLLTVNPSALFYQNPKGVIQNNSIASAGVDSTNSPVFGLRVPDGQSLLLVGGEVNLDGGRLNAFGGRVELGGLAESGVIGLDVNNNNFRLSFPDNTALADVSVSNGGRVDVTANGGGSIILNANNIGISGNQTRLFNGIRQGITGGQSGDITLNATGALTVRDSSRILNRVTLGAEGNSGNINIKARSLLLSNAGQVQAVTFGKGNAGDVNIDVRNGTVTVVGERSRIDSSVGIGGVGNAGSINISARELALRDGGLLLAPTFGQGNAGNISVQASDLVSLESDSRISSTVSEGGVGNAGEINITTRSLFLSGGSQISSSVIKETTDKLGGRGDGGNITINAFDSVTILGASPETGYSSALFASTETGAEGRAGNITIKTGAFYIANGGAVNTQTLNQSDAGNITINATTFEAINGGQIISTAISSGNAGNITLKATDRITLSGSDSTFAQRRAEFPVEVQNEGSASGLFASTRADSTGLGGNIAIETGRFIIKDQAQVSVSSQGKGDAGNIDVNAHILSLDNQGKLTSETQSGKGGNITLQLRDLLVMRRNSKISTNAGKAESIGDGGNIKINASNGFIVAAPLENNDITANAFSGNAGNILITTKRIFGFVRRSGADIQRLDPDGLDPNNVPTSDITSFSQQNPSLNGTVQINSPDVDPSKGLAELPVNAVDASQQVAAECNASGKPSRSSFTVMGRGGVPSDPVELLTADRVLVDWIALKPEAKNSVDGDQNRVVISKQRNRERTLHKANSVYQPTQIVEAQGWVVDANGNVVLVAQIPTATLHNSAVASASCGAK; translated from the coding sequence ATGAAACAGCACTTTTATATCTTGTGGGGTGTTTGCGGTATCTCCCTCTGTTTGATAGCTACAACTGGTACCGTCCAGGCTCAACCTATCCAGATAGATGGAACTACCCCAACTACACCAGGCACATGCAGTGGAAGTTGTAATATTGGGGGTGGGATTCAACGTGGTAGCAATCTTTTTCACAGTTTTTCTGAATTTAATGTGGATCAAGGAGCAACAGTTTTGTTCCTTGATCCAGGAGTCACAAATATTCTGACTCGGGTAACAGGGAATGGACGCTCTAACATTCTTGGCACATTAGGTGTATCAGGGGGTAACGCCAACCTATTTTTAATAAATCCCAATGGAATTATCTTTGGATCAGATGCCAAGTTGGATGTTCGGGGTTCATTTGTAGGAACTACAGCTAATGCTATTCAATTTGGCAATCAAGGCTTTTTTAGGGCTTCTGTTTCTGAGGTTCCATTATTGACAGTCAATCCTTCAGCTTTGTTCTATCAAAATCCCAAAGGAGTAATCCAGAACAATTCAATTGCATCAGCAGGAGTAGATTCAACAAACTCACCTGTATTCGGGCTAAGGGTTCCTGATGGACAGAGTTTGCTATTAGTTGGTGGAGAAGTGAACTTAGACGGAGGAAGATTAAATGCTTTTGGCGGTCGAGTGGAATTGGGAGGATTAGCTGAATCTGGCGTAATAGGGTTAGATGTTAATAACAACAACTTCCGCTTAAGTTTTCCTGACAATACCGCATTAGCAGATGTATCAGTCAGCAATGGAGGTAGAGTTGATGTAACTGCCAATGGTGGTGGTAGCATTATACTCAATGCAAATAATATAGGCATTTCCGGAAATCAAACTAGGCTTTTTAACGGCATCAGGCAAGGAATAACTGGCGGTCAAAGTGGAGATATTACACTCAATGCCACGGGAGCATTAACTGTTAGAGACAGTAGTAGAATTCTCAACAGAGTGACACTTGGAGCAGAAGGCAATAGTGGCAACATCAATATTAAGGCTCGATCGCTCCTTTTAAGCAATGCTGGTCAAGTGCAAGCCGTCACTTTTGGCAAAGGAAATGCTGGTGACGTGAATATTGATGTCCGTAATGGCACTGTTACAGTCGTTGGTGAACGGTCTCGCATCGATAGCAGTGTGGGAATAGGAGGAGTAGGTAACGCTGGCAGTATCAACATCTCGGCAAGAGAACTTGCTCTAAGGGATGGGGGTTTATTGCTTGCTCCAACTTTTGGACAGGGAAATGCCGGAAATATATCGGTACAGGCTTCGGATCTTGTTTCTCTCGAATCAGATAGTCGAATTTCTAGCACTGTGTCAGAAGGAGGAGTAGGTAATGCTGGTGAAATTAATATTACGACGCGATCGCTCTTTTTAAGTGGTGGGTCTCAAATAAGTAGTTCTGTTATCAAGGAAACAACAGATAAGTTGGGAGGGCGGGGAGATGGTGGAAATATCACAATCAATGCTTTTGATTCTGTAACTATTTTAGGCGCTAGTCCTGAAACGGGTTATTCTAGTGCCTTATTTGCTTCGACAGAGACAGGTGCAGAAGGTCGAGCAGGCAATATTACCATTAAGACGGGAGCCTTTTACATTGCAAACGGTGGTGCTGTGAATACCCAAACTCTCAATCAGAGTGATGCGGGTAACATTACCATTAACGCGACTACCTTTGAAGCTATTAATGGTGGACAAATTATCAGCACCGCCATCAGTTCTGGAAATGCAGGCAATATTACCCTTAAAGCTACTGACAGAATCACACTTTCTGGAAGCGACTCGACCTTTGCTCAACGACGCGCCGAATTTCCGGTTGAAGTCCAAAATGAAGGATCTGCTAGTGGCTTATTTGCCAGTACCCGCGCTGACTCTACAGGGTTAGGAGGGAATATCGCAATTGAAACTGGACGATTTATTATCAAAGATCAAGCTCAAGTCAGCGTTAGTAGCCAAGGAAAAGGCGATGCAGGCAATATTGACGTAAATGCACATATCCTGAGTTTGGACAACCAAGGAAAACTCACTTCGGAAACTCAATCAGGTAAGGGTGGAAATATTACCCTCCAACTGCGGGACTTATTAGTGATGCGTCGCAATAGTAAAATATCTACCAATGCAGGCAAGGCAGAATCTATTGGCGATGGAGGTAATATCAAAATTAATGCATCTAATGGTTTTATTGTTGCTGCTCCCTTAGAAAATAATGATATTACTGCTAATGCATTTTCTGGAAATGCTGGCAATATCCTAATCACCACTAAGAGGATCTTTGGGTTTGTGCGCCGCAGTGGTGCAGACATACAGAGGCTTGACCCAGACGGCCTCGACCCAAATAATGTCCCAACCAGCGACATTACATCATTTTCTCAGCAAAACCCTTCATTAAATGGCACAGTACAAATAAATTCGCCAGATGTTGACCCCAGCAAAGGATTAGCAGAACTCCCCGTAAATGCCGTTGATGCCTCCCAGCAAGTCGCTGCTGAGTGCAATGCTAGTGGAAAACCCAGCAGGAGTTCATTTACAGTCATGGGACGTGGCGGAGTACCATCCGATCCGGTAGAACTATTGACAGCTGATAGAGTGTTAGTAGATTGGATCGCACTGAAACCGGAGGCAAAAAATTCTGTTGATGGCGACCAAAATAGAGTAGTTATTTCAAAACAGAGAAACAGAGAACGTACTTTACATAAAGCCAATTCTGTGTATCAACCTACTCAAATTGTGGAAGCCCAAGGTTGGGTAGTGGATGCCAATGGTAATGTAGTTTTAGTTGCTCAAATACCAACTGCTACACTTCATAACTCAGCCGTTGCATCCGCCTCTTGTGGTGCGAAATAA